Proteins from one Malaya genurostris strain Urasoe2022 chromosome 2, Malgen_1.1, whole genome shotgun sequence genomic window:
- the LOC131430482 gene encoding uncharacterized protein LOC131430482, with amino-acid sequence MGYFSKRNVFIYCCISACLSLITYLVAFSCEVSWILEAKGDLPVPSFLLCVEFFILFISSAVLIHGLSTGVSWGLLCWSIIIGMLSVPELALVMYMTIQYWGLQSTHGLTELIGYLVRLIVNCLALLCVIPTALRWRQEKKVLAQLESLASRLQLTTPTPATPFNATNGMNSLRASKRSQSSRRPSTGFDNPGYVPHETNSADIVQQYTAYNNLYGSQSEFNASIFGLNPSQYIGPPPPELGTECKKTQSLLDLRFIFPPKFLTSNEKKNAKEKGTDETDSVLNNNLKNKINNKLNDSSNKIIKDTSSVIDINTEPTGANNDPIYYTIESTKNNKILGRNCVSLENLGNITLSESPLPYKKNDFAQYRYGNNLLKNYVQNPWNVIAYNPAYSAYPPAYFQYHMHPYQIYQMHHNNFPPPGTQPAGGGYFTAAHHPINHHHHQHHHHHPGEPRAAYNGMHHATIGYGYSNVYLNSAKNSRQSLGNESDDFRKYRDVAL; translated from the exons ATCACCTACCTGGTGGCGTTCTCCTGCGAAGTTTCTTGGATACTGGAAGCGAAAGGTGACCTACCGGTTCCGTCCTTTCTGCTGTGCGTGgagtttttcattctcttcatcTCGTCGGCCGTGCTAATCCATGGACTATCAACC GGAGTATCATGGGGACTGCTTTGCTGGTCGATCATCATCGGGATGCTGTCGGTGCCGGAACTGGCGCTCGTGATGTACATGACCATACAATATTGG GGTCTGCAGTCAACACATGGACTAACGGAATTAATTGGTTATTTAGTTCGTTTAATAGTCAACTGTCTGGCGCTGCTCTGTGTTATTCCGACGGCTCTGAG ATGGCGTCAGGAGAAAAAGGTCCTGGCACAGCTGGAATCGCTCGCATCACGACTGCAGTTGACCACACCGACGCCGGCCACTCCGTTCAATGCCACCAACGGAATGAACTCGCTGAGAGCCAGCAAACGGAGCCAATCGAGCAGGCGGCCTTCGACCGGGTTCGACAATCCTGGTTATGTCCCTCACGAAACCAATTCGGCCGATATCGTTCAACAGTACACGGCGTATAACAACCTGTACGGATCGCAGAGTGAATTCAATGCTAGTATTTTTGGCTTGAATCCTTCCCAGTACATCGGACCGCCACCACCGGAGTTGGGTACGGAATGCAAAAAGACACAATCGCTACTGGATCTACGGTTCATATTCCCGCCCAAGTTTCTCACAAGCAACGAGAAGAAAAATGCCAAAGAAAAGGGAACTGACGAGACGGACAGCGTGTTGAATAACAATCTTAAGAACAAGATCAACAACAAACTGAATGACAGTTCCAATAAAATAATCAAAGACACAAGCAGTGTGATCGATATCAACACTGAACCGACGGGTGCGAACAACGATCCCATCTACTATACGATCGAGTCAacgaaaaacaacaaaatacTCGGTAGAAATTGCGTATCCTTGGAAAACCTAGGCAATATCACCCTGTCCGAGTCGCCACTGCCATACAAAAAGAACGATTTTGCTCAGTACCGATACGGAAATAATCTTCTCAAGAACTACGTGCAGAATCCGTGGAATGTGATTGCGTATAATCCGGCCTACAGTGCATATCCACCGGCGTACTTCCAATATCACATGCATCCCTACCAGATCTATCAGATGCATCACAACAACTTCCCACCGCCGGGAACCCAGCCGGCCGGTGGAGGTTACTTCACCGCAGCGCATCATCCTAttaaccaccaccaccaccagcatcatcatcaccatccgGGTGAACCCCGGGCAGCCTACAATGGAATGCATCACGCAACCATTGGCTACGGTTACAGCAATGTATATCTCAACAGTGCTAAAAACAGCCGACAATCGCTGGGGAATGAGTCGGACGACTTCCGTAAGTACCGTGACGTGGCACTGTAG